Proteins from a single region of Natrinema salifodinae:
- a CDS encoding RNA-binding protein: MQVKSRHHLRSDAVSELEETLEEGLGVSPDGDAYERVEFEDTDWEVVLIDGEPQVAYFDEEPFLTVRGANAYEPDKRLVTVDAGAVSFVSDGADVMRPGITAATDDIEPDDLVVIAEESHGKVLAVGRARVPGDEMGGDEGKVVDSLHHVGDDLYEFTG, translated from the coding sequence ATGCAGGTCAAGTCTCGCCATCACCTCCGCAGCGACGCCGTCTCGGAGCTCGAGGAGACCCTCGAGGAGGGACTCGGCGTCTCGCCCGACGGCGACGCCTACGAACGCGTCGAGTTCGAGGACACCGATTGGGAGGTCGTCCTCATCGACGGCGAACCGCAGGTCGCGTACTTCGACGAGGAGCCGTTCCTGACCGTCCGCGGCGCCAACGCCTACGAGCCCGACAAGCGCCTGGTAACCGTCGACGCGGGCGCCGTCTCCTTCGTCAGCGACGGCGCGGACGTGATGCGCCCCGGGATCACGGCGGCCACCGACGACATCGAGCCGGACGACCTGGTCGTCATCGCCGAGGAGTCCCACGGGAAGGTACTCGCAGTCGGCCGCGCCCGCGTCCCGGGCGACGAGATGGGCGGCGACGAGGGGAAGGTCGTCGACTCGCTGCACCACGTCGGCGACGACCTCTACGAGTTCACCGGCTGA
- a CDS encoding RNB domain-containing ribonuclease, producing the protein MSNDAQAEAGTVEGQGPVEISEDLARHLENKREELFEKFEIRDEFPPEVLEEAEARTEGVQSEISDEIDERKDLRDLTTWTTDPIDAQDFDDALSIEERDDEYVLWVHIADVTHYVNPDTAMWDEAVERGNTVYLPGYTIHMLPPVLAETVCSLVPNEERLAHTVEMHLDKEHLSYENIEIYKSVIESDERLTYTQAENRLEDPDAPLHEENKLVYDLADRMHEQRKEDGSLVLNPSRDRAHTIIEECMLKANKAVTHELMWNRGVEAMYRVHPQPSPDEWSEALQEIQDLDGVSIPGSTWEDPRKAVNATLEEAPGRQLDKIQWAVMKVMPRARYMNDPFGGHHALNFEIYGHFTSPIRRLSDLINHWIVYQNDVPENLIELCDRASDKQKDAEQCEREYKNFLQEVGLDPAAVNNRGVEVVDESEAEKTL; encoded by the coding sequence ATGAGTAACGACGCACAGGCCGAGGCCGGGACGGTCGAAGGCCAGGGCCCCGTCGAGATCTCGGAAGACCTCGCGCGCCACCTCGAGAACAAGCGCGAGGAACTGTTCGAGAAGTTCGAGATCCGCGACGAGTTCCCGCCCGAAGTCCTAGAGGAGGCGGAGGCCCGTACGGAGGGCGTCCAGTCGGAGATCAGCGACGAGATCGACGAGCGCAAAGATCTGCGCGATCTAACGACCTGGACGACCGACCCGATCGACGCCCAAGACTTCGACGACGCGCTCTCGATCGAGGAGCGCGACGACGAGTACGTCCTCTGGGTCCACATCGCCGACGTCACCCACTACGTCAACCCCGACACGGCGATGTGGGACGAGGCCGTCGAGCGCGGCAACACGGTCTACCTGCCCGGCTACACGATCCACATGCTACCCCCGGTGCTGGCCGAGACCGTCTGCTCGCTGGTCCCCAACGAGGAGCGCCTGGCCCACACCGTCGAGATGCACCTCGACAAGGAGCACCTCTCCTACGAGAACATCGAGATCTACAAGTCCGTCATCGAGTCAGACGAGCGGCTCACCTACACGCAGGCCGAGAACCGACTCGAGGACCCCGACGCGCCGCTGCACGAGGAGAACAAGCTGGTCTACGACCTCGCCGACCGGATGCACGAACAGCGCAAGGAAGACGGCTCGCTCGTCCTGAACCCGAGCCGAGACCGCGCCCACACAATCATCGAGGAGTGCATGCTGAAGGCCAACAAGGCCGTCACGCACGAGCTGATGTGGAACCGCGGCGTCGAGGCCATGTACCGGGTTCACCCGCAGCCGAGCCCCGACGAGTGGTCCGAGGCCCTTCAGGAAATCCAGGATCTAGACGGCGTCTCGATCCCGGGCAGCACCTGGGAGGACCCGCGAAAGGCCGTCAATGCGACCCTCGAGGAGGCGCCGGGTCGCCAGCTGGACAAGATCCAGTGGGCGGTGATGAAGGTGATGCCACGGGCGCGGTACATGAACGACCCGTTCGGCGGCCACCACGCGCTGAACTTCGAGATCTACGGCCACTTCACGAGCCCCATCCGCCGGCTCTCGGACCTGATCAACCACTGGATCGTCTACCAGAACGACGTGCCGGAGAACCTGATCGAGCTTTGCGATCGGGCCAGCGACAAGCAGAAGGACGCCGAGCAGTGCGAGCGCGAGTACAAGAACTTCCTTCAGGAGGTCGGCCTCGATCCCGCGGCGGTCAACAACCGCGGCGTCGAAGTCGTCGACGAGAGCGAGGCCGAGAAAACACTGTGA
- a CDS encoding ABC transporter permease subunit, which translates to MNWKLIARKEVGDAIRNRQLYAIAATFALVFSAMAALYVSQLEEGYITPGDLVSQFGLPGMLLVPVTGLLIAYGAIVRRRSNGQLTLLLGLPHDRRDIVLGMYVGRYVVFLASLFTGVITGVAVILATGHSVPTVDVLAYLLISAGLGLAYLAIAIGISAMVRTQTWASFAVFGALLLLLVVWRFVPDGLSYIAAGFEEPATQPWWTSYVSMLSPSLAYEQLLLAVLEVDYNRSLTGFSAAVLLGWAVLAPAVGYWRFATDDL; encoded by the coding sequence ATGAACTGGAAGCTGATCGCTCGGAAGGAGGTCGGCGACGCGATCCGCAACCGGCAGTTGTACGCGATCGCCGCGACGTTCGCGCTGGTCTTCAGCGCCATGGCCGCGCTCTACGTCAGTCAGCTCGAAGAGGGGTACATCACGCCAGGCGACCTGGTCTCTCAGTTCGGGCTGCCCGGGATGCTCCTCGTGCCGGTCACCGGCCTGTTGATCGCGTACGGCGCGATCGTCAGGCGGCGTTCGAACGGCCAACTAACGCTGCTGCTCGGGCTCCCCCACGACCGACGTGATATCGTCCTCGGGATGTACGTCGGCCGGTACGTGGTCTTCCTCGCGTCCCTGTTCACGGGCGTCATCACCGGGGTCGCCGTCATACTCGCCACCGGGCACTCGGTTCCGACGGTCGACGTTCTCGCGTACCTCCTCATCAGCGCCGGCCTGGGGCTCGCCTACCTCGCCATCGCGATCGGTATCTCGGCGATGGTCCGCACCCAGACGTGGGCGTCGTTCGCCGTCTTCGGCGCGTTGCTCCTCCTTCTGGTCGTCTGGCGGTTCGTGCCTGACGGCCTGTCCTACATCGCGGCCGGTTTCGAGGAGCCGGCGACGCAGCCGTGGTGGACGTCGTACGTCAGCATGCTGTCTCCGAGCCTTGCGTACGAACAGCTGTTGCTTGCCGTGCTCGAAGTGGACTACAATCGCTCTCTCACCGGGTTCAGCGCCGCCGTCCTGCTGGGGTGGGCGGTGCTCGCTCCGGCCGTCGGCTACTGGCGGTTCGCGACCGACGACCTCTAG
- a CDS encoding DUF7562 family protein — MWPSRNRTETVTCLACGAERPRTEAREYDKHGDRWDRENKTFEYLCKPCHGELCHLPRDELEDLLVELEAGGRDRDGFLASYLSTVEERYGPLEERER; from the coding sequence ATGTGGCCCTCTCGGAACCGCACGGAGACGGTGACGTGTCTCGCCTGTGGCGCCGAGCGCCCGCGGACGGAGGCCCGCGAGTACGACAAGCACGGCGACCGCTGGGACCGCGAGAACAAGACCTTCGAGTACCTCTGTAAACCCTGTCACGGCGAGCTCTGCCACCTCCCGCGCGACGAACTCGAGGACCTCTTAGTAGAGCTCGAGGCCGGCGGGCGGGACCGCGACGGCTTTCTCGCGAGCTATCTCTCGACGGTCGAAGAACGGTACGGGCCGCTCGAGGAACGCGAGCGCTAG
- a CDS encoding putative sodium/potassium/calcium exchanger yields the protein MTRGGALLIALLVAASSVTMAAAAGAVAPTSEMESTTTESAGDAESGGEAYAGAHVAFDVEGDAVTDYRVGGDQVFSSVAVQSQSEADLGAGLGADADLEAATNLNGAGLAMSSQTEASAEVAAESGATLSAHDTPRGTLVVESGGESQYVAAELGADAEAREGGDGDGDRVVVETDDREGVFLVVGDGGVTVTDDGNVTADLGEDATLAFRSYQDGERDDQARYEESLIAAGDAAIEVTADHRDGETVTDAVTYGQETSAEVATTAEGQVEVTVDRAVHEGTVVVTTLSEEAVGSLEDVSVAVDGETAVEASSKSDLVGAIGSDESRYMVVQDAQAEGQATVYVAVNHFSKRTATIDGDDDSEGGTDDGDESESETTSGSTSESSEGDDTVTDDEERSDESDAGSSDSESETDAGEDDDSVPGFSVGVGIAAVATSLAGLVARLRE from the coding sequence ATGACACGTGGAGGCGCACTGCTGATCGCACTGCTCGTGGCTGCAAGCTCCGTCACGATGGCCGCGGCCGCCGGTGCAGTCGCACCGACGTCCGAGATGGAATCGACGACGACCGAGAGCGCGGGCGACGCCGAATCCGGGGGCGAGGCCTACGCCGGCGCACACGTCGCCTTCGACGTCGAGGGCGACGCCGTCACCGACTACCGCGTCGGCGGCGATCAGGTCTTCTCGTCGGTCGCAGTCCAGTCTCAGAGCGAAGCCGACCTCGGGGCCGGCCTCGGTGCCGATGCCGATCTCGAGGCGGCGACGAATCTCAACGGCGCCGGCCTGGCGATGTCGAGCCAGACCGAGGCGAGCGCCGAGGTCGCGGCCGAGAGCGGCGCGACGCTGTCGGCCCACGATACCCCGCGCGGCACGCTGGTCGTCGAGAGCGGCGGCGAGTCCCAGTACGTCGCGGCCGAACTCGGGGCCGATGCCGAGGCCCGCGAAGGCGGGGACGGCGACGGCGACCGAGTCGTCGTCGAGACCGACGACCGCGAGGGCGTCTTCCTCGTCGTCGGCGACGGCGGGGTGACCGTCACCGACGACGGGAACGTGACCGCCGACCTCGGCGAGGACGCGACGCTCGCGTTCCGCTCCTATCAGGACGGCGAGCGCGACGACCAGGCCCGGTACGAGGAGTCGCTGATCGCCGCGGGCGACGCGGCCATCGAAGTGACGGCCGACCACCGCGACGGCGAGACGGTCACCGACGCCGTCACCTACGGGCAGGAGACGTCCGCCGAGGTCGCGACGACCGCCGAGGGGCAGGTCGAAGTGACCGTCGACCGCGCCGTCCACGAGGGAACGGTCGTGGTGACCACCCTCTCCGAGGAGGCCGTCGGCAGCCTCGAGGACGTCTCGGTCGCCGTCGACGGCGAGACCGCGGTCGAAGCCTCCTCGAAGAGTGACCTCGTGGGCGCCATCGGCAGCGACGAGTCCCGCTACATGGTCGTTCAGGACGCGCAGGCCGAGGGCCAGGCGACCGTCTACGTCGCGGTCAATCACTTCTCGAAGCGGACGGCGACGATCGACGGCGACGACGATTCCGAGGGCGGAACCGACGACGGCGACGAGTCCGAGAGCGAGACTACCAGCGGCAGCACGTCCGAGAGTTCCGAGGGCGATGATACCGTAACCGACGACGAGGAACGTTCCGACGAAAGCGACGCCGGCTCCAGTGATAGCGAGAGCGAGACCGATGCCGGCGAGGACGACGACAGCGTCCCCGGCTTCAGCGTCGGCGTCGGCATCGCCGCCGTCGCGACCTCGCTCGCCGGCCTGGTCGCGCGATTGCGGGAGTAA
- a CDS encoding GNAT family N-acetyltransferase, whose translation MTRDVRRATADDVWAVHEIARESWHDAYDEILGPETVDDVVDDWYAIGDLESSISEAEGRDDVAFLVAEGRDEPAGGGSRSETNANCRGFAHAVPWPEDTSVAFLARLYVHPASWNEGIGTALLERLEADLSGSFDRLRLAVLADNEIGISFYESTGFERVATRKNDLGDGLEEHVYERSLSRERSG comes from the coding sequence GTGACTCGAGACGTCCGGCGGGCGACGGCCGACGACGTCTGGGCCGTCCACGAAATCGCCCGCGAGAGCTGGCACGACGCCTACGACGAGATCCTCGGCCCCGAGACAGTTGACGACGTCGTCGACGACTGGTACGCGATCGGGGACCTCGAGTCGTCAATTTCGGAGGCCGAGGGACGCGACGATGTCGCGTTTCTCGTCGCCGAGGGGAGGGACGAACCCGCCGGAGGCGGTTCTCGGTCCGAGACGAACGCGAACTGTCGCGGCTTCGCCCACGCCGTCCCCTGGCCGGAAGACACCTCCGTGGCGTTTCTCGCACGCCTGTACGTCCACCCTGCGAGCTGGAACGAAGGGATCGGTACCGCGTTGCTCGAACGGCTCGAGGCCGACCTCTCGGGGTCGTTCGACCGGCTCCGACTCGCCGTCCTCGCGGACAACGAGATCGGGATCTCGTTTTACGAGTCGACCGGGTTCGAACGCGTCGCGACGCGGAAGAACGATCTAGGCGACGGGCTCGAAGAACACGTGTACGAGCGATCGCTGTCGCGAGAGCGCTCGGGCTGA
- a CDS encoding ABC transporter ATP-binding protein, translating into MPAITLQGVTKQFGDVRALRGIDMTVESGEVFGFLGPNGAGKSTTIDILLHYTHPSSGSVDVLGHDVSEEPAAVRKRVGILPEGFAPFETMTGRQHLAYAIEATDVDDDPAALLERVGLADAADRAAADYSTGMIQRLALAMALVGEPDVLILDEPSTGLDPHGVRRMREIVRAERDRGATVFFSSHILAQVEAVADRVAILRSGELVAVDTIDGLRETVDAGAELTVDLAGDPTEISPAVAAIEGVSTAAERDGDLVVGCTADAKLRVLDEIRAAGGTIRDFSTGQASLEDLFVSYTEGAA; encoded by the coding sequence ATGCCCGCGATAACCCTCCAGGGAGTCACTAAGCAGTTCGGTGACGTCCGCGCCCTCCGCGGTATCGATATGACCGTCGAGTCCGGCGAAGTGTTCGGCTTTCTCGGGCCGAACGGCGCCGGAAAGTCGACGACGATCGATATTCTGTTGCACTACACGCATCCTTCGAGCGGTTCGGTCGACGTGCTCGGCCACGACGTCTCCGAGGAGCCGGCCGCCGTCCGGAAGCGCGTCGGCATCCTCCCCGAGGGCTTCGCGCCCTTCGAGACGATGACCGGCCGCCAGCACCTCGCGTACGCGATCGAGGCCACCGACGTCGACGACGATCCGGCGGCCCTGCTCGAGCGCGTCGGCCTGGCCGACGCCGCCGATCGGGCCGCCGCGGACTACTCGACGGGGATGATCCAGCGCCTCGCGCTCGCGATGGCCCTTGTCGGCGAGCCCGACGTGTTGATCCTCGACGAGCCCTCGACCGGGCTCGACCCCCACGGCGTCCGGCGGATGCGCGAGATCGTCCGCGCGGAACGTGACCGCGGCGCGACCGTCTTTTTCTCGAGCCACATCCTGGCGCAGGTCGAGGCGGTCGCCGATCGCGTCGCCATTCTCCGATCGGGCGAGCTCGTCGCCGTCGACACGATCGACGGGCTGCGCGAAACGGTCGATGCCGGCGCGGAGTTGACCGTCGACCTGGCCGGCGACCCGACCGAAATCTCGCCCGCCGTCGCGGCCATCGAAGGGGTCTCGACGGCCGCCGAACGCGACGGCGACCTCGTCGTCGGCTGTACCGCCGACGCGAAACTCCGAGTGCTCGACGAGATCCGGGCCGCCGGCGGGACGATCCGCGATTTCTCGACCGGCCAGGCCTCGCTCGAAGACCTGTTCGTCTCCTACACGGAGGGGGCGGCATGA
- the rtcA gene encoding RNA 3'-terminal phosphate cyclase: MPAPHELDGADAGGQFLRTAVSLSVLENEPVRLVDVRGDRSTPGLRHQHLAVLETLAELCDADVSGAELGAETIEFDPGHDGGGLAGGEYAVDIGTAGSVTLLFESLLPLATVLRAPLSVTVTGGTDVAWSPPLDYFRRVKLPLVRRYGIAATCEVDRRGFYPDGGGRATLRLAPSTIEPIDLTERGPIEGIRLYSTESESLADRDVASRQAEGTLERLHVGPGAFGRGTEDGNVTERADADGAADRRAVELIERCETTAASPSPGSALVLRIDHGTGIAGFTALGEREKPAERVGEDAADAANRFLEGTAPVDRHLADQLLVFLALAGGQVRAPAVTDHVETSCKLLAAFGADVERKRDGETAIVSVASPLDDSG, translated from the coding sequence ATGCCTGCGCCTCACGAACTCGACGGCGCCGACGCCGGCGGCCAGTTCCTCCGGACCGCGGTCTCGCTGTCGGTCCTCGAAAACGAGCCCGTCCGCCTGGTCGACGTCCGCGGCGATCGATCGACGCCTGGCCTGCGCCATCAGCACCTGGCGGTCCTCGAGACGCTGGCCGAACTGTGCGACGCCGACGTGTCGGGGGCCGAACTCGGCGCGGAGACGATCGAATTCGATCCGGGACACGACGGTGGTGGACTCGCGGGCGGCGAGTACGCCGTCGACATCGGCACCGCCGGCAGCGTGACGCTGCTGTTCGAGTCCCTGCTCCCGCTGGCGACGGTTCTCCGGGCCCCGCTGTCGGTCACCGTCACCGGCGGCACCGACGTCGCCTGGTCGCCGCCGCTCGACTACTTCCGGCGCGTGAAACTGCCGCTCGTCCGCCGGTACGGGATCGCGGCGACCTGCGAGGTCGACCGGCGAGGGTTCTATCCCGACGGCGGCGGGCGGGCGACGCTCCGGCTCGCACCGTCGACGATCGAGCCGATCGACCTGACTGAGCGGGGCCCGATCGAGGGTATTCGGCTCTACTCGACCGAGTCGGAGTCGCTGGCGGACCGCGACGTTGCGTCTCGGCAAGCCGAAGGTACGCTCGAGCGGCTACACGTCGGGCCGGGAGCGTTCGGCCGTGGGACCGAGGACGGAAACGTGACCGAGCGCGCCGACGCCGACGGGGCCGCCGACCGACGCGCCGTCGAACTGATCGAGCGGTGCGAGACGACCGCGGCCAGCCCATCACCGGGTTCCGCGCTGGTGCTCCGCATCGATCACGGGACCGGTATCGCCGGCTTCACCGCGCTGGGAGAACGCGAGAAACCCGCGGAGCGCGTCGGCGAAGACGCCGCGGACGCCGCGAACCGCTTCCTCGAGGGAACGGCGCCGGTCGATCGGCACCTGGCCGATCAGTTGCTCGTCTTCCTGGCGCTGGCCGGCGGGCAGGTTCGCGCCCCGGCCGTGACCGACCACGTCGAGACGAGTTGCAAGTTGCTCGCGGCCTTCGGCGCCGACGTCGAACGCAAGCGAGACGGCGAGACGGCGATCGTTTCGGTCGCGTCGCCGCTGGACGATTCCGGGTAG
- a CDS encoding DUF1028 domain-containing protein, with protein MTFSICVREDYETENGEQHRRFGVAVTTRLPGVGTLCPFVSDDGAVATQSLVNVDLGERGIEYIDDGLAVDDALQSLLNADDGAPQRQVHGVDAETTFAFSGAECVEWDGHCEGDHYTVAGNMLTGETVIDAAAEAYEATAVHDATDPATGPAAVTEDGDVEPLAKRLIDVLAAGDREGGDKREELPVQSAAVVVETTESYVVEPPYNDLRIDATETPIADLRETYDLAVQGYRDTLAQYEGAYEADSLDEAAD; from the coding sequence ATGACGTTCAGCATCTGCGTTCGCGAGGACTACGAGACCGAGAACGGCGAGCAACACCGCCGATTCGGCGTCGCGGTCACGACGCGACTGCCCGGCGTCGGCACGCTCTGTCCGTTCGTCAGCGACGACGGCGCCGTCGCGACCCAGAGCCTGGTCAACGTCGACCTCGGCGAGCGCGGGATCGAGTACATCGACGACGGCCTGGCCGTTGACGACGCGTTGCAGTCGCTGCTCAACGCGGACGACGGCGCGCCCCAGCGCCAGGTACACGGCGTCGACGCGGAGACGACTTTCGCCTTCTCCGGCGCGGAGTGCGTCGAGTGGGACGGCCACTGCGAGGGCGATCACTACACCGTCGCGGGCAACATGCTGACCGGCGAGACGGTCATCGACGCGGCCGCGGAGGCCTACGAGGCGACCGCGGTCCACGACGCGACCGATCCCGCGACCGGGCCGGCCGCGGTCACCGAGGACGGCGACGTCGAACCGCTCGCAAAACGGCTGATCGACGTCCTGGCCGCCGGCGACCGCGAGGGCGGCGACAAGCGCGAGGAACTACCCGTCCAGAGCGCGGCCGTCGTCGTCGAGACGACCGAATCCTACGTCGTCGAACCGCCGTACAACGACCTACGGATCGACGCCACGGAGACGCCGATCGCGGACCTGCGCGAGACGTACGATCTGGCGGTCCAGGGGTACCGAGACACGCTCGCCCAGTACGAGGGCGCTTACGAGGCGGATTCGCTGGACGAAGCGGCCGATTAG
- the kdgK1 gene encoding bifunctional 2-dehydro-3-deoxygluconokinase/2-dehydro-3-deoxygalactonokinase has protein sequence MSDIVTFGETMLRLSPPDSERLEDADEFEVRAAGAESNVAIAANRLGADAVWTSKVPETPLGRRVVGELRSHGIETDVVWSHRGRQGTYYLEQGGTPRGNNVIYDRENTAVSTAAAREFDLDPIRNARVFFTTGITPALSSTLRDTTANLLKAAQQGGTTTAFDFNYRNKLWSPSEAKETLTRLFPGIDVLVIAARDARTVLGFEDDPRQLAHRLGSQYDFTTVIVTRGSEGAVGWHDNVVHDQPAYETDTVDPIGTGDAFTGAFIARRLDGDDVPTALEYAAATAALKRTIPGDVALVTADEVETVVSEQAEDISR, from the coding sequence GTGAGCGATATCGTGACGTTCGGCGAGACGATGCTCCGGCTGTCGCCGCCCGACAGCGAGCGTCTCGAGGACGCCGACGAATTCGAGGTGCGCGCGGCGGGGGCCGAGAGCAACGTCGCCATCGCAGCGAATCGCCTCGGCGCCGACGCGGTCTGGACGTCGAAGGTCCCCGAGACGCCGCTCGGACGGCGCGTCGTCGGCGAACTCCGCAGCCACGGGATCGAGACCGACGTCGTCTGGAGCCACCGCGGCCGCCAGGGGACCTACTACCTCGAACAGGGGGGCACACCGCGCGGAAACAACGTCATCTACGACCGCGAGAACACCGCTGTCTCGACGGCTGCGGCCCGCGAGTTCGACCTCGACCCGATCCGGAACGCGCGGGTCTTCTTTACGACCGGCATCACACCCGCGCTCTCCTCGACGCTCCGGGACACGACGGCGAACCTGCTCAAGGCGGCCCAGCAGGGCGGGACGACGACCGCCTTCGACTTCAACTACCGGAACAAGCTCTGGTCGCCCAGCGAGGCCAAAGAGACCTTGACGCGGCTGTTCCCGGGCATCGATGTGCTCGTGATCGCCGCCCGCGACGCGCGGACCGTCCTCGGGTTCGAGGACGATCCGCGACAGCTCGCACACAGACTCGGCTCCCAGTACGACTTCACGACCGTCATCGTCACGCGGGGCTCCGAGGGCGCGGTCGGCTGGCACGACAACGTCGTCCACGATCAGCCCGCCTACGAGACCGACACCGTCGATCCGATCGGGACCGGCGACGCCTTCACCGGCGCGTTCATCGCCAGGCGGCTCGACGGCGACGACGTCCCGACCGCCCTCGAGTACGCCGCGGCGACGGCCGCGCTCAAGCGGACGATTCCCGGGGACGTCGCGCTGGTCACCGCCGACGAGGTCGAGACGGTCGTCAGCGAACAGGCCGAAGATATCTCGCGATAG
- a CDS encoding dihydrolipoyl dehydrogenase family protein — MVHVAIVGAYGSAGVAVADELLERRDDLNDDLELTLIDDGDPGGGLCILRGCMPSKEVLSAGEHRYLARHDDRLDGTPAADPETIVARKDEHVSEFAAHRRDHVHDLADSDGVELVRDTARFVDDRILAVDGQRLAPDYVVVATGSVPNVPDLPGIDRVPYQTSADVLDATTFPDSGIAMGHGYVSLELGPYLSEVGDVDLTVIEHDERPLDEMEDAYGDTLLEIYRDHFGIEVLTETDEKRLEPTADGGVRLFAERDGEERTVKADDLYLFTGRRPNLDGLALENTSLDPGDGWVTSTMQARDDDRVFVVGDANGREPILHVAKEQGVAAGENVVRHHRGEACEPYASVPHHVIFSGLGVYPFARIGHTPETAAESHMDAIVVTRQAAADGVFETKGHPEGRATLIVNAEDGTVLGYQGLHRHADVMAKTMQVVVEMGLDVREVPKRAYHPTTPEILDELVREACARLAERRECVGDTESAAPPFGKTPPASEPATDRE; from the coding sequence ATGGTCCACGTTGCGATCGTCGGGGCCTACGGCAGCGCGGGCGTCGCCGTCGCCGACGAACTCCTGGAACGACGCGACGACCTCAACGATGACCTCGAACTGACGCTGATCGACGACGGCGACCCCGGCGGCGGGCTCTGCATTCTCCGCGGCTGTATGCCCTCGAAAGAAGTGCTCTCGGCCGGCGAACACCGGTACCTGGCGCGTCACGACGACAGGCTCGACGGAACTCCCGCGGCCGATCCCGAGACGATCGTCGCCCGAAAGGACGAGCACGTCTCCGAGTTCGCTGCACACCGCCGGGATCACGTCCACGATCTGGCCGACAGCGACGGCGTCGAACTCGTCCGTGACACCGCCCGCTTCGTCGACGACCGGATCCTCGCGGTCGACGGGCAGCGACTCGCGCCCGACTACGTCGTCGTCGCGACGGGCTCCGTCCCGAACGTTCCCGATCTCCCCGGGATCGACCGGGTGCCGTATCAAACGAGCGCGGACGTTCTCGACGCGACGACGTTCCCGGACTCAGGGATCGCGATGGGACACGGGTACGTCAGCCTCGAACTCGGGCCCTACCTCAGCGAGGTCGGCGACGTCGACCTCACCGTGATCGAACACGACGAGCGCCCGCTCGACGAGATGGAAGACGCGTACGGCGACACCCTCCTCGAGATCTACCGCGATCACTTCGGAATCGAGGTCCTGACCGAGACCGACGAGAAGCGCCTCGAACCGACCGCTGACGGCGGCGTCCGGCTGTTCGCCGAGCGGGACGGCGAGGAGCGAACGGTCAAGGCCGACGACCTCTACCTGTTCACCGGCCGCCGGCCGAACCTCGACGGCCTGGCGCTCGAGAATACGTCCCTCGATCCCGGCGACGGCTGGGTCACGTCGACGATGCAGGCCCGCGACGACGACCGCGTCTTCGTCGTCGGCGACGCCAACGGCCGCGAACCCATCCTCCACGTAGCCAAGGAACAGGGCGTCGCCGCCGGCGAGAACGTCGTTCGCCATCATCGTGGCGAGGCCTGCGAGCCGTACGCCAGCGTACCCCACCACGTGATCTTCTCGGGGCTGGGCGTCTACCCCTTCGCCCGCATTGGCCACACCCCTGAAACGGCCGCCGAGTCGCACATGGACGCGATCGTCGTCACTCGCCAGGCGGCCGCCGACGGCGTCTTCGAGACGAAAGGCCATCCCGAGGGCCGAGCGACGCTGATCGTCAACGCCGAGGACGGGACGGTGCTTGGCTATCAGGGGCTGCACCGCCACGCCGACGTGATGGCGAAGACGATGCAGGTCGTCGTCGAGATGGGCCTGGACGTCCGCGAGGTGCCGAAGCGAGCCTACCACCCGACGACGCCCGAGATCCTCGACGAACTCGTCCGCGAAGCGTGTGCGCGACTCGCGGAGCGCCGCGAGTGCGTCGGCGATACCGAGTCGGCGGCCCCTCCGTTCGGAAAGACGCCGCCCGCTAGCGAGCCCGCGACTGATCGGGAGTGA